One genomic window of Glycine soja cultivar W05 chromosome 9, ASM419377v2, whole genome shotgun sequence includes the following:
- the LOC114367776 gene encoding uncharacterized protein LOC114367776, translating to MFFKSVDGFDFVKIGEKLFELLDAIMEKVGEENVVQVVIDNGSNYVSASKLLEDKRKHIYWTPCAAHYIDLMLEDTGKLPLIRKRIRRTINLVGFIYAHSGTLSLLKNYTNKRELVKHAITRFVTSYLTLEMLHKEKSNITKMFISDEWILNKLSKEPKGQETTKLVFMPSFWNSVVYTLKVMAPFVKVLRLVDDERKPAMGYIYEAMNKAKETIIKSFNNNESKYKEVFAIIAKRWNCQLHRSLHAAAHFLNPEFFYDNIDLEFDFKVTNGLFDCIKKLVPQFDVQQKILTELHLYKIDVEHFGSKFAIAQRKTHSPMLQDVKEIRVYLSK from the exons ATGTTTTTTAAGTCTGTTGATGGCTTTGATTTTGTGAAGATAGGTGAAAAGCTTTTTGAGTTGCTTGATGCTATTATGGAGAAAGTTGGAGAAGAGAATGTTGTTCAAGTTGTAATTGATAATGGGAGCAACTATGTTTCAGCGAGTAAGTTGTTAGAGGACAAAAGGAAACATATTTATTGGACTCCTTGTGCAGCCCATTATATTGATTTGATGCTTGAAGACACTGGGAAACTTCCCTTGATAAGGAAGAGAATTAGAAGGACAATTAATCTAGTTGGGTTTATCTATGCCCATTCTGGTACCTTAAGCTTGTTGAAAAATTATACAAACAAGAGAGAATTAGTGAAACATGCTATTACTAGATTTGTCACTTCTTATCTAACCTTAGAAATGCTCCACAAAGAGAAATCTAATATTACAAAGATGTTTATTTCTGATGAATGGATCTTAAACAAGTTATCTAAGGAGCCTAAGGGGCAAGAAACTACAAAGCTAGTGTTCATGCCTTCTTTTTGGAATAGTGTGGTTTACACTCTTAAAGTCATGGCTCCATTTGTCAAAGTGCTTCGTCTTGTGGATGATGAAAGGAAACCAGCCATGGGCTATATATATGAAGCAATGAACAAggcaaaagaaacaattatcaAGTCTTTCAACAACAACGAAAGCAAGTACAAAGAAGTGTTTGCAATCATTGCTAAAAGATGGAATTGTCAACTTCATAGGTCATTGCATGCAGCTGCCCACTTCTTAAATCCTGAGTTCTTTTATGACAACATTGATTTGGAGTTTGATTTTAAGGTCACCAATGGATTGTTTGATTGCATTAAGAAGTTGGTTCCACAATTTGATGTGCAACAGAAAATTCTAACTGAGTTGCATCTTTACAAGATTGATGTTGAACACTTTGGTTCTAAGTTTGCAATTGCTCAAAGGAAAACACATTCTCCTA TGCTTCAGGATGTGAAAGAAATTAGAGTGTATTTGAGCAAGTAA